In one window of Candidatus Omnitrophota bacterium DNA:
- a CDS encoding YHS domain-containing protein, with translation MKNALMMMALLAVLAVPSLALAEEGEHVGHDHGAAAAEEAPAVPSAAVDVGNKICPVSGHKIGGMGDPVKYEHQGKVYNFCCKMCLTDFQKDPEKYIEKVNEELKGNK, from the coding sequence ATGAAAAACGCACTCATGATGATGGCCCTGTTGGCCGTCCTGGCCGTGCCGTCTTTGGCCCTGGCTGAGGAGGGGGAGCACGTCGGCCACGATCACGGCGCAGCGGCGGCGGAAGAGGCCCCTGCGGTCCCGTCCGCAGCCGTGGACGTCGGCAACAAAATCTGTCCGGTGAGCGGGCATAAAATCGGGGGGATGGGGGACCCGGTCAAGTACGAACACCAGGGGAAGGTCTACAACTTCTGTTGCAAGATGTGCCTTACGGATTTCCAGAAGGACCCTGAGAAGTACATCGAGAAGGTCAACGAAGAACTCAAGGGCAACAAGTAA
- a CDS encoding DUF2892 domain-containing protein, whose product MGRINNMKPEERFTRTVFGVIMILAAFVSWGKWVVMVLGALFLVSAWQGYCVTCEMYKNSLKK is encoded by the coding sequence ATGGGACGCATCAACAACATGAAGCCCGAGGAACGATTCACCCGCACGGTTTTTGGAGTTATCATGATCCTGGCCGCGTTTGTGAGTTGGGGGAAATGGGTCGTGATGGTACTGGGCGCCTTGTTTCTGGTGTCCGCCTGGCAGGGGTATTGCGTGACCTGCGAGATGTATAAGAATTCTTTGAAGAAGTAA
- a CDS encoding DMT family protein — MKTIALLTVSNIFMTFAWYGHLKFKSSPLFKVILISWLIAFAEYCFQVPANRIGHAHFPAAQLKTIQEVITLIVFCVFSVAYLKEELKWNYFVGFALIILAVFFVFKKW; from the coding sequence ATGAAGACCATCGCGTTATTAACCGTTTCTAATATTTTTATGACCTTTGCCTGGTACGGGCACCTGAAGTTCAAGTCATCACCGCTGTTCAAGGTCATTTTGATCAGCTGGCTGATCGCGTTTGCGGAATACTGTTTTCAGGTTCCGGCCAACCGCATCGGCCACGCCCATTTCCCCGCGGCCCAGCTTAAAACCATCCAGGAAGTGATAACCCTGATCGTCTTCTGCGTCTTTTCTGTGGCCTATCTGAAGGAAGAACTCAAGTGGAATTATTTTGTTGGGTTCGCCCTGATCATTCTGGCCGTATTTTTTGTTTTTAAAAAATGGTAG
- a CDS encoding permease — MYLRTIWWAVLLGLVLGGMLEHFVPKQYISQVLARRKRRTIFYAVGLGFLASACCHGILALSIQLYKKGASTPAVVAFLLASPWANLPLTLILIGFFGVVKSLYIIFAAVAVALTTGMIFQFLESKNGVDRNPNTLEYDSAFSIGEDFSRRASVYRLTGAQFISDVRGVMRGAWALGEMVLWWILIGMGLASLAGAYIPAHVFQQYMGPGVLGMTVTLGLATVLEVCSEGTAPLAFEIYRQTGALGNSFVFLMAGVATDYTEIGLLWHNVGRRTAIWLPIITVPQIILWGILANKIF; from the coding sequence ATGTATCTGCGGACCATCTGGTGGGCCGTGCTTTTGGGGCTGGTCCTCGGAGGGATGCTTGAGCATTTCGTCCCGAAGCAGTATATTTCGCAAGTCCTGGCCCGGCGAAAACGGCGGACGATTTTTTACGCCGTCGGTTTGGGGTTCCTGGCCAGCGCCTGCTGTCACGGGATTTTGGCCCTGTCCATCCAGCTTTATAAAAAAGGCGCGTCCACTCCGGCGGTGGTGGCTTTTTTGCTGGCCAGCCCATGGGCCAATCTGCCCCTGACCCTGATCTTGATCGGATTTTTCGGCGTGGTAAAATCGCTGTATATCATTTTTGCGGCGGTGGCCGTGGCCCTGACGACGGGCATGATCTTTCAGTTTTTGGAATCGAAAAACGGGGTGGACAGGAACCCGAACACGCTGGAGTACGACAGCGCGTTTTCGATCGGGGAGGATTTTTCGCGCCGCGCAAGCGTTTACCGGTTGACGGGGGCCCAGTTCATCAGCGATGTCCGCGGCGTCATGCGAGGGGCCTGGGCGTTGGGAGAGATGGTCCTGTGGTGGATATTGATCGGCATGGGCCTCGCGAGCTTGGCCGGGGCGTATATTCCGGCTCATGTTTTTCAGCAATACATGGGGCCAGGAGTTCTCGGGATGACGGTGACCCTGGGCTTGGCCACGGTCTTGGAGGTTTGTTCGGAAGGGACCGCGCCGCTGGCTTTCGAGATCTACCGCCAGACAGGGGCTTTGGGCAACAGCTTTGTTTTTTTGATGGCCGGGGTCGCGACGGACTACACGGAGATCGGCCTGTTGTGGCACAATGTCGGCCGCAGGACAGCCATCTGGCTTCCCATCATTACGGTTCCCCAGATCATCCTTTGGGGGATTCTCGCTAATAAGATTTTCTAA